The following is a genomic window from Nguyenibacter vanlangensis.
AGACGTCGGAGGAGATCTTCGTGATCGTCGCGGGGCGGGGCGTCGTATGGCTGGACGGCACGCCGCATCCTGTTTCGGCGGGCGACGTGGTGCGGATCGCGCCACGCGTGCGGCATCGTGCCGTGGCCGGGCAGGGGGACGCGCTGTGCTTCTATGCGATCTCGGCGCCGCCGTTCCGGCCCGACGATTATCACCTGGATGCGGGGCCGTAGGGCCCGTAGGGCCGCCGGCGCTACTCGCCCGATAATTTGCGCAGGATATGCAGGGCGGCGACGCGCTCGCACGCATCGAGGGGAGCGAGGGTCAGTTCCGTGATGCGCAGCGCCTCGGGGATGCAGGTCCGGACCAGGGCCTCGCCGTCGGGCGAGAGGGAGACGATGCGCTGGCGCCGGTCCTCGGTGTCGCTTTCGGTCCTGACCAGATCGCGGTCTTCGAGCCGGGCGACGATGCCGCGCAGGGTGGCGTGGTCGATGGCGGTCATGCGGCCGATCCGGATCAGCGGCGCGGGCTGTTCCTCGCGGATCGCGACGAGGACCGCGAACTGCACCGCGGTCAGCCTGTGGTCGGGGATCGTTTCCTGAAAGATCGCGGTGTGGCGCTGATAGGCGCGGCGCAGCAGGTGGCCGATCTGGCTGGAGAGGTCGTAGGCGGCAGGCGGCTCGGACGGTGCTGCCGCCGGTCGCGGTTCGGCGGTCGGGTGCGCCTGGGC
Proteins encoded in this region:
- a CDS encoding MarR family transcriptional regulator, yielding MKQATLPSAAQAHPTAEPRPAAAPSEPPAAYDLSSQIGHLLRRAYQRHTAIFQETIPDHRLTAVQFAVLVAIREEQPAPLIRIGRMTAIDHATLRGIVARLEDRDLVRTESDTEDRRQRIVSLSPDGEALVRTCIPEALRITELTLAPLDACERVAALHILRKLSGE